The DNA window CCGTTTATTCCTTCTGGGGAGTACACAAGAACAAACTCATTAGAATTACATCataataaaaaagataaaccaaacaaaagaagaaaaaaaataaaatctgaggCAAATATACTGATAAAAGCTTTTATTGGTAATTTACTTATAATTTATACTACTATTGCTGAAAATCTGCCttgtaattaatttattttaaaaatagattaagAAATAAAGCTTTTTAAGTTGCATACTGACAAAtaagtgtttcatttttaacatttgtctACTGTAAACACTTTACATCCTCCAAAGATGTTTAGAATTACTGTTGTAGTATGAAGTGGGGACACAGTCATGTGATTTGCTCTGTAACTGAGGGTCCTTCCTGTGTGTGAGGTCCCTCTAAAACCCCTTACTGAGCAGTACAACAGCTCCCCCTGTCTGTCACTTGCAATACTACGGATTGACCCAATTCTTTATCCTCACTTTGGTGCTTTTTCTGATGCTTCTTTCCTCTCACATTCCTCTTTACATCTCAAattcctctctgctctccccGTCTGCTAACGTCTCATGTTTAAACTCTTCACCCCTGCACCTGAAACCTCCCTCTGTGACCTGCTGACCTCTAAACCTCCCTCCCCTGCCCCTGACAGTGTGGAATACACTCCCAGCTTCAACCCCATTGCTCTGAAAGACTCCGCCCTGTCCACCCACAAGCCCATTGAGGTGAGGGGTCCAGGAGGAAAGGCCACTATCGTTCACGCTCAGTACAACACACCAATCAGCATGTACTCACAGGACGCCATCATGGACGCCATCGCAGGGCAGTCGCAGGCCAAGGGACACGACAGGTGAGGTCGCACAGCCAAACTAACCCCCTCCCCGGTCTCTTATGGCCTCTCGTGCACTGGATATCACATCACACAGATCCAGCAGGTCCACCTAGAGAGAAATTAAAGGGTCAGTTccccaaattacaaaaaatatatactttctCACTTTCTGTTAGTGGTATCGAGTAATGCTGCAGTTTTAGGTCACAACTTTGGGGCTTCATGCCTCCAAAGGCTGAGCTTCAAAGCTGAAGCCACAGAttttactttgtagaaataATAGTAGCAATACACTCTGTTTAATCAGTTCACTTTCAGCTATCATCACGACGCAatgctgtgtagaatggtctgactgcacctcattatcactCTGCAATAAGGGGATAATCCTggtgtttttgtatttctttaaaccagtcCCAGTTATCTTGAGGCTAAGAATAGGGTGCATCAACAATGTTCACTCAGAATAGTCAAGTCACATAGCATGTTTAAAATGAACAACCATTCTGCCAAAGTTCTTGCCAATAAATTGATGAAGCAAATAAATATACTCTGTGTAATTCTTGAaattaaaaaggagaaaagtgtctttaatgtatttttatcatGAGTTCAAACATGACACAAATCAcatatcaaaaacattttgtgaagAAATCTTGCAAATGGACatctaaaaacatgcaaatgaagCCAAAACGATCTGCACAACTCGATATCATTTGCAGAAAATGAGAGATTATAACTCTTTGTAATTTAGGTGAACGGACCCTTTAAGACACTTTGCCCAAACGAAATGGAGCTTCTGAGCATCTGTAAAGGCTACGCTGCTATGGGTAGAAATAGTAGCGTATGCCCAGGCTTTTCCTCGTTGTCTGTGTCCGTGCTTTTCACCCACTTTCCTCTGCTCAttccatccaaccaaccaaccacgCCTGTGCTGTCCTCCACCCATCCCTCCCCATCCTTCCCTCCTGGTCGTGACCTCAGTGAGGAGGCGGGCTCTCCGTTGGCGTAAGTACCGCAGCGCTGCTCTTCCATCCCGCCTCTCCTCATATATGTGCCTCCGTTGTCTCATGGCTTGTGCATTGCTCCGTATCTCTCATGAACTAATATCCAGTTGAAAACGTCCTTCGGCATCCTGTTCTTTCCCGTatcgtgtttgtgtttttgaacgTGTTACACCGGCGTGATGATGGACAAACTCACTAACCATGAGGCTATCATGGACTATGTTAAAGTACTTCCAGGTACTTTGTTCCAAGTGTGAGAttgcaagttttctttttgaaagagTCTTCCGAATAAACCACCAAAAGCATCGCAGCCTTGAACCTGAACCTGATGGGATTTCATCTAATGGGATTTCATGGCATGGGAATGTTCTGAGTATCAAACTGAAGGTTCTTAAACTCACTTTCTAACAATCATTTAAGAATCCTAGTAAAACACTATCTATCCATTCACATTGCTGTGTAAACTCACTGTATTATTGTACTGTACACTACAGGCGTTTTCTGAATGAAACTCTGGGACAAGAAAAAGACATTGAATATAAAGGATTAACAAACTGTGTGAAGGAACAAAAATGTAATCACTGACCATCATGTCGTAACTGcccataatttaaaaaaagaaatctataTTACTGAAGCTGATAACCAGAATGTAATTTTAAGAAGATTTGTGTTGCAATGCAGCACATTGGTGTCTATTTTCAACAATTCTCGCCGGACATGAAAAGCAAATAGTCGCAGATGTGAAAATGTCTGAGTGATGATGCCAAAAGATACTGacagacaccaaacaacaaataaactgcACCAGTTCTTTAAAGAACATATCTCTACCTTGAAGAAACATTGTGAAAAATATGTATACCAGTTCttctgtgcatgttttttttaagctttaagTGGCTAACATGTACATTCATACATGTAAATTTACCTTTTCCCCTCATTCACCATCTTAGAAATGTTTTAACTCTTTAAATGAGGCATCGGCTTTTTAATCCCTccaatttgaaagaaaacaccAATTAAGCACACCCAGGAAAGCCAGGAGTCATGTTAGTTTCTGTGGTTGTAGGTGGTAGTAGATCATGGGCATTTACTACATGATACAGGATCAGTTTTTACATTTGGAGTCTTTTCATGCAGTAAATATTGCGCACTCAGAGGTCTAACTATACTTTCTGTCCTACAGTGGAGTTCTGCCCATGAAGGACCCTGTGGTAGACTGTGCATCTCCAGTGTACCAGGCAGTGATCAGGCCAGGAGAGACGGTCCAGGACATGTCTGAATGGGCTCGCCGTGCTGCCAACCTGCAGTCCAAGAGCTTCAGGATTCTGGCCCACATCACTGGAACTGAATACCGTCAGTACATCGACCCgtccttttcttttatttcttcttttgtcctctttcttgatagcctagccgcgctagacccaggtctgaagacgcaagggtctaggaactctcaacagagagggaggcgggctaaaaggttgtctttcaaatcactctgcagcaattgggtaggtatacaaccaatcagcgcaacgaataggctgacgtagttcctagagcaccggaaatcagaggatatggtagttcggtgaagccttatttatacagtcaatgggtgaagctcaagtatattacagacatgttaacagaaagattattcagagtcggtgctaatggagctcaacgactgttgtcgtttttgttgttgaccctggcagagaattaaattcgttgccgtgagTTGTCTCGTGGGgttaggctagttgtttccggttgtttctgtcagaatcgtcccgcctctgtcgtcacttattTATGCCCGTcatctgactctacacttcatggtgattcgtcggccagttttaggagcatccaacttCGAGgcttggtagtgtctacagatacggacccgtacccgtagcctgtgggctacggatacgacACTTTCcctttgccagacagatacggacccatacgcaagtctcgcgagtcaagaagctgctaaccactgcaaactgttgaaagataagcaaaggttaaggttagggttagtgttggggtcaggtttagggtccatacctgtagtaccgatgctatgggtccgtaccgctagtgTCTAccaggagtcacgtgaccagatctcgcgtatctgattggcaaatggcaagtgccgtatccgtagtccataggctacgggtacgggtccgtacttCTAGCaacaacctcgaggcttaccgagggtaactagactgaccctggcagagaattaaattcgttgctgtgggttgtctagcgcggctaggctactttcTTGATGCATCTCAGCTAAAACTCTTATCTTATATGTAATTGCTAAATTCCCTTTGCtgtccattttctgtctctgcagtGCAAGACCCAGATGAGGAAGCCCTGGCGAAGTCGAGGTAAGTGGTCACTGAAGGAGACGCCATCGCTCGCTTTTGGAGCTTCTAAACTCCATGTCATTGGATACGCAAAGAAATTTCCCACTGTATTGAAGAACAAAATTATTCTGACCCCTGTGGATGTCCCTGTTCCTTCAAagatgttttatcattttgggaaatatacTTGTTTGGTTTCTTGCCAAGAGTTAGATGAGAGGACTGGTATCACTCATGCACCCCTATAGTAAACATGATGGCTTTAGCCTGGCTCTCTCCAAACGGAACCATAATGCTGACCAGCACCAACAGAGCTCACTAATCGACACATTTTAGGtctaaattatttaaagtgtaaaaacaacaaactaggCAACTAGCGGTGAATCCATAGAAAGTTGCTGGTTGTAGCAAAGAAATGATCCAACACACAACTTCTAATAAGCACATTTTATAGTCAATTCATCCATCcaatatttgcattttcttctgCATATCTGGAGTTGGGTCATGATGGAAGCTGGTTAAGCAAAGTATCCCAGTCGCCCCTTTCCCCAGCAACGCtttcttcctgggggatcctgaaGTGTtctcaggccagatgagatattgAATCCCTCCACTGGGTTCTCCAGAGGGGTCTCCCCCCAGGTGGACATacctggaaaacctccaaatgAAGGCGCCCAGAAGCTATCCTGAAGATTCCAAAACTACCTTAACTGGATCCTTTTGTTGTTAAGGAGCAGTGACTCTATTCCAAACTCCGTATAGAAGCCCAGGGTACTCACCTCATCTCTAATGGCCAATTTATGCTTTATGTGTGCACAGACTGTAGCTCTGTAGCTGTGTTCACTCAGATCACacgcagaaacacacaaagaaacagcagctacTAGTAGATTGGGCTGTGGCACCAGTCATTATCAGTCATTGTTAGAGTATGCCGGGTACAGTGTGTGAACGtagcacaggatatctggagaaatGAAGGCTTCCTACTGGATTTGAGATCCACTGATGGAATTCTGCACAAACGAAGCTCCACTAAAGTCCTGTGGGCACAACTTCAACTACAACTCTTTTCATAATAAATTACAAAGGTGTGGATGAAGGAAAGTCACCTTTTATAGTCTCTCCTGGTgctaaacatttgttttaagcaCTGCTTGTTTTCCTGGCACAGGGCACTTGTGGTACAGACAGTCCCCACAGACTTGGGTGGATGACAAATTATTTCCTACCTTGGGAATTGGCCTTAAGACTAAACCTCGCCACCCCATGGAGGAAGCGGCTTTTGGCAGCTTGTATCTGCCATCTCATTCTTTCGGTCACGACTAGTAAATCAAGAACTCTGTCTTCCACCTCAACTCCCTCTTCACCATAACAGTTTAGTACAATATAGCACAAATCTGTGTCTACCTCAAGCACCATTTCCTCATCACTCATGGACAAAATGTCAAGATTCTTCATCTTGGCTAGAGGCAGAATCTCACCCCCACCCAATGCTCCTGTTTTGACAGAAAACTATGGCTTCAGATGTGAGGTGTTGACACTGTGTAGATTTTttgtacagattaaacaaatgaaACGTATTGTGGTAAATCTTAAGCTTCAGAGGTGTTGGTGGAAAGAGTCAGACAAgctgtttccatgttttcactgttcatgctaagctaagctaaccagacGCTTGTGGTAGCTTCCACCAAACCAACATGAGTGTGATATGagtcttctcatctaactcaaTACCAACGTATATCTCTATAATTGTCATAAAATATCCAATGTAACAGTTTTTTCATGCCGTTCTCACCATCAGAGAGAAGTTTGAGTCTGAGGTCAAAGGGCCTCGCTTTGCCAAGCTGAAGAACTGGCACCACGGACTGTCTGCACAGATCCTCAACATCCAGGAataaagagaaggagaaaaaaaaaacaagaaaaagagacaaagacgAGAAGAAGGACATGCAAAAGATGACATGGACAAAAGCACAAGAGTTAACAGGAAGAGGGGGATAAGTTATGGTGaaaataaggagcaggaggagaagcAAACTCCTCAGGAATGTGGGATAGTGTTGTAGCCTTAAATTAGTAGAATGTGAGATACATGTTAGTGTGAGAATGCCATATGTTCATACGCCCTAATGTCAAATGTATCTGTCTGCTGCTGAGACCTGATCCTGCATTTTggggtttttctttctttgtttcctgtttgtttggGTTCTGTCTCTCTTAAGTTAAAGAgaaattgtacaaaaaataCGTATTCAAgtgaaaatgcagaaatgatGTTTCTTTTATGCCCCaggacataaacacacacacacacacacactaatgtaCACATTTTAACACTATGAGCATGTTTTGTGAGGCGGCACACGAAGAGAAGTACACAAATAGAGATTTATCTACATGCACAAATACAGTATGTAAAAAATGCACTCAGAAATGTATTGATATCaatgtgaataaatgttttcttaaaaCTAATCAGCTGAGTGTACTGTTGGAAAACCCACAAAGGAAATCAACGCGTGACACTTTTTATTCTGAGAATCGGAACCGGAAGCATGAAGTTGTGTCAAAATTGATGGAGTTGATCCTCAATCAACGAGTCATATTTCCCGTCGTTTCCATTGCTGGTGGGAAGGCAGAAGGAGTGTTTTGACTGTCAAAGATCACCTAATAGCATTTGCCAGAATAATATGATTGTTTATTCGCTGCTGGCTACATGGACGGTGACACAACTGTGATGGCAAAGCAGACAAAGCTTCAAATACACTGCATGAGGAGCTGACTATTACAGTGACTGCATTCTCAAAAttagatttgtttaatttatggcAAAAAAGAGACTTCAGATGGCTGAGTTACTTCTGAAGGGGATTTACAATGTAGCTAAAAGTACTGGTATTATAATTTAGTTGGAATGAGTAGAATTACAAACAAGAACAGTGAAAGGGAAATGCTCAGAAATGCTGATCTGCTTGGATTTCACTGACATGTTAGCCGTTTTGAAAGCCTTCATTTGGACTCATATTTGTGGCCCCAGCCAAATGTCAGTCCAATTTTAGCTGAGAAATATATTGAGGTGTTTAACTGATAATTGCTCTACTATGAGATAGGTTGGTTTGGGTTTATCGGAGGCGAAAACAGCTGGAAGTAACGCGAAACGGTGAAGCTGTAAAACCAAAATAGTCAGTTGGTAGATGCtaaaacacttcatttttaaaatccctGCAATACAGGAAACAACAGCAATAATCTTAGAATAACCAACTACATGCTAAAAATTGCCAGTTTTGATGAAGATTTGGACCCTGCAATAAGGCTAGCCTACTTAGCTCTTTTGGGGAATTGGCCATCGCTCCCCATGAGCAAAACAGTCTCTTCAAacctgaaatgaaatgacaCGTGATCATACAATTAACAGATGAAGACTTGACTTGTACTTCCCCACAAAAAAACTTGAAATCAGGGTCTGCCACTGATGATTTGACATGTTTGAATTTGCCAACTGAAGTATGAATAATGCTCTACCCTGCTAAGAGAACCCTGAGTCCTGCCATAGTGCTGCGTCATGATGTGATCTGTGCTGCCATCACCAGAGGGCAGTGCGATTGCATTCAGTCCAAGACCCAAGAAGAGGAGATCCACATCTGTGCATCAGCAGCAGAGCACTACATGGATCTATTCACTATAAAACACATCGCTTTCTCCTCCTGTCACCGCTGTTTTTATCACAGAGAAACCAAAGAATAGAATTCCCtcagctgtttgtttcttttcaccactattttgatgaaaaacaatgaaaatgaaagaaataaagagcTATTATAATTACTCAATTGCTGTGCTGCTGAGCTGGCACGTctgggaagaagaagaagaggaagaggaagaggaggggagcGGTTGTGACTCATCCAGGTGGAGATGACGAAGCATTTTCTCTCCTCGCATCAATAAAAATGGCTGCAGGTGGGATGTACCTGCAGTCATTAGGATTTAATGCAGCTCGGTGAGGTTTTGCTCGCAGACACCTTGGGCAAGAAAACATGACCATGTACAGATACATAAACTGAATGTGTTTACTGATGGCACTTACAGTGAGAAATTAGAAAGAGGGAAGAAGAAATCACATCTTTGGGACGAGCTGCGTGATGTGATTACAGATTACATGACAGCATCTCACAAGCCGTATGACGTGCAAAAAAGAAATCCTCTGCTTATGTAACGGAGGCTCGCATGCTCAGCATCCAGAAAAGGTGTTGCTCAGAACAACGTGCCAATCAGAAAAATATGCACACGGAGAGAGCCGGAGGCTGAGAGGCGAGCATGAGTTAGAATCATCAGAGGAAAGATGGATGAGAGTGGAAGGATGGTCGAGGGGCGGGGTTGCTGCATGACTTGAAAATGCTGCAGCATCCGGccgtctctcctcctcctcctcctcttcgtctcCCCATCTCGTGCACACCGGCTGtttcctcccccctctctcctctcctcttcctctctctctctctctcagtctgTGTGCTGTAGCCCTGCTGTGCGATCCTCTCAGCCCTCTGTTGTAGCACCAAAGGGAGGACACACACTctcacgcacagacacacacacacacacacacacactctgacatcTCGCATAGTCTCTTCTGCACACTCACCGTAAAGCAccaaccagccagccagccagccagccagccaggcCCGATCGGAGACAGGGGAGCCCAGCCGTCTCGTCGCCCAAGATGGATGTACTGATGAAGGGGTTCTCCATGGCCAAGGAGGGGGTAGTGGCCGCCGCAGAGAAGACCAAAGCAGGCATGGAGGAGGCGGCAGCCAAGACCAAGGAAGGGGTGATGTATGTAGGTACGTAGCACATCTGTGAGAGGAAAGAAAATTACCAAGTTTCAGGGGGagatgtttggtgtttttttgtgcatgtgtctTGTGTATTTTCACTGGTAGATGTGGGGGTCCCATGGGTGTCCATGTCTGGGACTTGTGAGAagtaagaggaggaggaggaggaagaagaaggagggagCTCAGGCAGGACAGTGCTGCAGGACTGGTGCAGGGCAGAGGGTGGGGGGTCTGAAGATGGAGAGGGGGCTTAGACGAAGaagaaggtggaggaagagTTGGCGGACGACCGGGTTCGTCTTTAGAGGCAAGGAAAGACGGACACTGCAGAGTCCCGTGACAGCCCTGCTTTGGGCTTTTAGCACCTGTCCAGGATGATTTACAATCGATGGTTTGTGCAGCAGTTTGCAGAGAGACGTCCGGTGATTCACCACAGTCCCCAGAGTGTCGTTTTTAATTCATGGACGCGGCTGACCTACATTTAACAGCATGTACGCGCTGTGCAGTCCTACAGGAACAGACGttttaaaacaaatgcacaaatgaaCAATCAGGAGGGGTTTTAGGCAGCgaaaagaaatgtgaatttgtccccatttgtgctgctgctgctgctgttgtgtctacacttttatttttgctctgcGTCACATCTCAAGGTTACCCCGAGTGCCAGGCTTTTAGGCCACCCCAGAGAGggtgggaggaggagaggtgggTGGGTTAGGAGTTAGCGGAGTGGATGTTTCTGTCGTCGTCTGCAGTCCGTCCCCCCCTCAGCGCTCCGACTGACCGTCACGCAGCAGCTTTACAATCATAATcctgatgggaaaaaaaaaaaaaagaatagtgTGCATGCAAGAGCCGgtggggtgaggaggggggggggggggtagacAGGGCAAGGATCGCTTGAGCACTGCAGCAATTTGCTCACCCAtcacccccccccacacacacacacacacacacacacacacacacacaccctacCCTCACCCCCATCCTGGTGttgatgtatgtgtgtgagagggagaGTTTGTGGCGTTGCAGCAGCAGGATTTGCCAGCCAGTGAGCTCTGATGACTAACCACCAccttcctcccccctcctcccccacttcaccaccaccaccagctcTTTAAacaacccccccaccccccaccccaccccccaaccACCACCCACCTCCAGGGATGGCAGAATGGAGGGATGCGGGGAAAagagacagagcagagagaagggAGGGGTGTTATGTCACAAAAAAGGCTTTGAGCTTTTAGTCTCCTGCTTGGACACAtggaagagacagacaggtggcaTGTCAGGatgaggatggagggatggatgggagagGATTCAGAGAGTAGAAAAGTGGTGACAAGCTCGAGCAAAGGAGGTGAAAGTGAGCTGAGGGACACAGAGAAAGTGGAAATGCAGATCAGAGGAGCAGAGGGGGAGCTGGTAGATGTGATTGCTGAAGTGAGGAGGGTCGATGGATCCGATAAAGCGTCTTGTATCCGCCCGCAGCAGAGTGCATGCATCAGCATGTGAACGCACAGTATCCAGGTCTGCACGCCCACTTTCACACACAGGCCGGAGCTGGACAGACAGCGGGACATGTACTGTGGTTAAATTAAAAATCCCACAGCTCACTGAGCACAAGCTGCCACACAGCAGCTCTAAAAAAAGCCTCCATGCTGTTGTTTTCATGCTCCTTTTGACAGCTTGATCGTGTCATTTCACTAATCTATCACTATCTGTGCATCAGTTTAATGGATATTTGTGGTGATGCTTGTTTCAAgctgatttcatgttttcatggatgaataatagatttttttccagcaaaactaatcaaaaacacacaaaattgaGATTCTACATGCACTGACATGAAACCATTTTTCCAGAGTAGGATTTGTGCTTCAGCAGTGCTGctatttaatgcaaaaaaaaacatcagcagtGATTTTCTTGTCCTGTAGTTGCCTTTCCATGCATTATTAATAGTGATTAATATTATTAAAAGGTCTTCGTGCAAGCTGTCATCCTGCTGCCTCTCCCGCATAACTCttttgtgcatgtatgtgtgtaacTGTGCACATGTGAATGCATATTTTATTTAGCTTCAAACGCAAAAAAACCTTATTTATAAACACAGGACATATTTCAGAGCTTTCATGTCATATATTActacaaatacaaattaaaaatggcccaaaaatgaataaaatttttGTCTATGATTTCACTATGGGAAAAAGCATTTAAACCTCCTAATCCATGCAATCATCGTTTATCCAGGCCAGCTTTAGATTGTGATTGTCACCTATTATGAGGATTATTTCAACAAATGCATTCTTGCTGTAGGATCTGCAGCATCGAGTGcgtcacctttttttttttgctggaatCGCTTCTGTCCGGTTCTTGTTCATGATTtatgaccaaaaaaaggaaCCCAAAGTTCCCTCGGTCTCTCATGCATACAGTTTGTGCTGAGCAGAAGTGACAGACGGATCGTCTCGGGCTCTGCTATGGATATTCTGAGTGCAGTGACACTCGAAGGGCTCCCACAGCTGACTGAGGGAAAGAAGCTGTGTcattgcagtgtgtgtgtgtgtgtgtgtgtgtgtgtgtgttgggctgTACTGCAGTACTGCTCAGTACTCAGGCACGTGGCTCATGTACCACGGGGAGCGTGCAGAGAGACGGAGGGAAGCAGGAGGCGGCGAGGATGGGTGGATGCAGGATACTGTAAATGGCAGCGTCGCATCTGTGTGACACTACAAAGAGAGCACAGCCGCTCTGCTCtgcctcatgttgtcctgcaaaTGTGTTCTCCCCTTCCTCGGTTTCCACCTTAATCCCAGAATCGCCTTTCATCTTTCAGAGCACATATTCAGCTCCTTCtatcctcctctctctctctggcagATTATATAACCACAATTTAATCTGCTTGGGATCATACTATAATGAGCGCAGCGCTGGGAAGCAGGGCGATGCTGCCGTTCACAGGATGCTAAGAGAAAACATTCTCCTGAAAGTTATGGAGCCTGCTGAGCTTTTTAAAGCCTCGAAACATCAAACGGCGACTTCTCAGAGTTGCAAGGGAAAGGTAACAGAAAgttaaacagaagagaagaTTATGAAAAGACCGAGAACACTTtgaaaaagcaggaaaacacatCAGTCACAGCGGAGGGGCTCTGGGTAAAAGTAGgtctttaaatgtatttttagaaaCGGTGACGGATACTGCTGACCTGACACTCTCTGGAATGTTATGTCAGAGGGTTAGGGGGGCGGCAGGGGaaagaaatgtacaaaaatacacaacaaacacatgatgttgctcattttctgttgctttatGTCAAAAGTAAGCAACATCCttttattacattaataaaatttatttatttttcacactAATAATACAAATTTATGACATTATAAtttagaaaaaagacaaaaaagatacaaacgGCAGAATAAGTCAACATAAACTGgcaataaactgaaaaaaaaaagaaaattggtaTTGTAAGATATGTTACATTTCCAGCAAAAGAAATACACATGAATTATGAACATGATTCTGATTTCTCTCTCTGATCTGCAGGCAATAAGACGAAGGAG is part of the Acanthochromis polyacanthus isolate Apoly-LR-REF ecotype Palm Island chromosome 19, KAUST_Apoly_ChrSc, whole genome shotgun sequence genome and encodes:
- the ldb3b gene encoding LIM domain-binding protein 3b isoform X2, with amino-acid sequence MSSYTVTLNGPAPWGFRLQGGKDFNMPLTISRITPGSKAAGGSLTQGDVISAIDGVSTDGMTHLDAQNKIKSATIKLSLTMLKSRRPAPVPTATPRMDSPMPVIPHQKVIANTAANVEYTPSFNPIALKDSALSTHKPIEVRGPGGKATIVHAQYNTPISMYSQDAIMDAIAGQSQAKGHDSGVLPMKDPVVDCASPVYQAVIRPGETVQDMSEWARRAANLQSKSFRILAHITGTEYLQDPDEEALAKSREKFESEVKGPRFAKLKNWHHGLSAQILNIQE
- the ldb3b gene encoding LIM domain-binding protein 3b isoform X1, which codes for MSSYTVTLNGPAPWGFRLQGGKDFNMPLTISRITPGSKAAGGSLTQGDVISAIDGVSTDGMTHLDAQNKIKSATIKLSLTMLKSRRPAPVPTATPRMDSPMPVIPHQKVIANTAANVEYTPSFNPIALKDSALSTHKPIEVRGPGGKATIVHAQYNTPISMYSQDAIMDAIAGQSQAKGHDSEEAGSPLAGVLPMKDPVVDCASPVYQAVIRPGETVQDMSEWARRAANLQSKSFRILAHITGTEYLQDPDEEALAKSREKFESEVKGPRFAKLKNWHHGLSAQILNIQE